A genomic stretch from Microtus pennsylvanicus isolate mMicPen1 chromosome 11, mMicPen1.hap1, whole genome shotgun sequence includes:
- the Hes7 gene encoding transcription factor HES-7, with the protein MLKPLVEKRRRDRINRSLEELRLLLLERTRDQNLRNPKLEKAEILEFAVGYLRERSRVEPPGAPRSPGQDAEALASCYLSGFRECLLRLAAFAHDASPAARSQLFSALHGYRRPKPPRPEAVDPGLPAPRPPLDPAAPILGPALHQRPQVHQGAPSPRCAWSPSHCSPRARDSGAPAPLTGLLPPPPPPYRQDGAPKAPPLPPPAFWRPWP; encoded by the exons ATGCTGAAGCCGTTGGTGGAGAAGCGGCGCCGGGACCGCATCAACCGCAGCCTGGAAGAGCTGCGGCTTCTACTGCTGGAGAGGACCAGGGACCAG AACCTCCGGAACCCGAAGCTGGAGAAAGCGGAGATTCTGGAGTTCGCCGTGGGCTACTTGAGGGAGCGAAGCCGGGTGGAGCCCCCGG GGGCTCCCCGGTCCCCAGGCCAGGACGCCGAGGCGCTCGCCAGCTGCTACTTGTCCGGTTTCCGCGAGTGCCTGCTTCGCTTGGCGGCCTTTGCGCACGACGCCAGCCCGGCCGCCCGCTCCCAGCTTTTCTCCGCGCTGCACGGCTACCGGCGTCCCAAACCGCCCAGGCCAGAGGCCGTAGATCCAGGGCTCCCAGCGCCGCGCCCACCGCTGGACCCTGCTGCACCCATCCTTGGTCCCGCGCTGCACCAGCGCCCCCAAGTGCACCAGGGCGCCCCTAGTCCCCGCTGCGCTTGGTCCCCATCCCACTGCTCCCCTCGCGCCCGGGATTCCGGCGCGCCGGCGCCCCTCACCGgactgctgccgccgccgccgccgccttaCAGACAAGACGGGGCGCCCAAGGCCCCGCCACTCCCACCGCCCGCCTTTTGGAGACCTTGGCCCTGA
- the Per1 gene encoding period circadian protein homolog 1 encodes MSGPLEGADGGGDPRPGEPFCPGGVPSPGASQHRPCPGPSLADDTDANSNGSSGNESNGHESRGASQRSSHSSSSGNGKDSALLETTESSKSTNSQSPSPPSSSIAYSLLSASSEQDNPSTSGCSSEQSARARTQKELMTALRELKLRLPPERRGKGRSGTLATLQYALACVKQVQANQEYYQQWSLEEGEPCAMDMSTYTLEELEHITSEYTLRNQDTFSVAVSFLTGRIVYISEQAAVLLRCKRDVFRGARFSELLAPQDVGVFYGSTTPSRLPTWGAGTSTGSGLKDFTQEKSVFCRIRGGPDRDPGPRYQPFRLTPYVTKIRVSDGAPAQPCCLLIAERIHSGYEAPRIPPDKRVFTTRHTPSCLFQDVDERAAPLLGYLPQDLLGAPVLLFLHPEDRPLMLAIHKKILQLAGQPFDHSPIRFCARNGEYVTMDTSWAGFVHPWSRKVAFVLGRHKVRTAPLNEDVFTPPTPSPALSLDSDIQELSEQIHRLLLQPVHSSSPTGLCGVGPLMSPGPLHSPGSSSDSNGGDAEGPGPPAPVTFQQICKDVHMVKHQGQQLFIESRAKPPPRPRLLGTFKAKVLPCQSPNPELEVAPAPDQAPLALAPEEPERKEASSCSYQQINCLDSILRYLESCNIPSTTKRKCASSSSCTASSASDDDKQRAGPVPVGTKKDPTSAVLSGEGATPQKEPVVGGTLSPLALANKAESVVSVTSQCSFSSTIVHVGDKKPPESDITMMEDLPGLAPGPTPSPAPSPTVAPDPAPDAYRPVGLTKAVLSLHTQKEEQAFLSRFRDLGRLRGLDNSSVAPSAPGERGCHHGPMPPGRRHHCRSKAKRSRHHQTPQPEAPCYVSHPSPVPSSGPWPPPPATTPFPAVVQPYPLPMFSPRGGPQPLPPAPTPVSPATFPSPLVTPMVALVLPNYLFPAPPSYPYGVSQAPAEGPPTPSHSPSPSLPPLAPSPPHRPDSPLFNSRCSSPLQLNLLQLEESPRTEGGAAAGGPGSSAGPLPPSEEAAEPEARLVEVTESSNQDALSGSSDLLELLLQEDSRSGTGSAASGSLGSGLGSGSGSGSHEGGSTSASITRSSQSSHTSKYFGSIDSSEAEAGAAQARTEPGDQVIKYVLQDPIWLLMANADQHVMMTYQVPARDTASVLKQDRERLRAMQKQQPRFSEDQRRELGAVHSWVRKGQLPRALDVMACVDCGSSVQDPGHSDDPLFSELDGLGLEPMEEGGGEGGGGGDAGGGAGGGEEAQTQTGVKGSSSQDSAMEEEEQGGNSSSPALPAEENGTS; translated from the exons ATGAGCGGCCCCCtagaaggggctgatgggggagGAGACCCCAGGCCCGGAGAACCTTTTTGTCCAGGAGGAGTCCCATCACCTGGGGCCTCCCAGCACCGGCCTTGCCCAGGGCCCAGCCTGGCTGATGACACTGATGCAAACAGCAATGGCTCAAGTGGCAATGAATCCAATGGACACGAATCCAGGGGTGCGTCTCAGCGGAGTTCTCATAGCTCCTCTTCCGGCAATGGCAAGGACTCAGCCCTGCTGGAGACCACTGAGAGCAGCAAgag TACAAATTCCCAGAGCCCATCCCCACCAAGCAGTTCCATTGCGtatagcctcctgagtgccagctCGGAGCAGGACAACCCGTCTACCAGTGGCTGCAG CAGTGAACAGTCAGCTCGGGCCAGGACCCAGAAGGAACTCATGACCGCACTTCGGGAGCTCAAACTTCGACTGCCACCTGAACGTCGGGGCAAGGGCCGCTCTGGGACCCTGGCCACACTGCAGTATGCCTTGGCATGTGTCAAGCAGGTGCAGG CTAACCAGGAGTATTATCAGCAGTGGAGTCTGGAGGAGGGTGAGCCTTGTGCCATGGACATGTCTACTTACACCCTGGAGGAACTGGAGCATATCACATCTGAATACACTCTTCGCAACCAA GATACCTTCTCTGTGGCCGTGTCCTTCCTGACAGGCCGGATTGTCTATATTTCTGAGCAGGCGGCTGTCCTGCTGCGTTGCAAGCGGGATGTGTTCCGGGGTGCCCGCTTCTCGGAGCTCCTAGCTCCCCAGGATGTGGGTGTCTTCTATGGATCTACTACACCATCTCGACTGCCCACTTGGGGCGCTGGGACCTCTACAG GGTCAGGCCTCAAAGACTTCACCCAGGAAAAGTCTGTCTTCTGCCGAATCAG AGGCGGTCCTGACCGAGATCCAGGGCCGCGGTACCAGCCGTTCCGCCTCACCCCATATGTGACCAAGATTCGGGTCTCAGATGGGGCCCCTGCACAGCCATGCTGCCTGCTCATTGCGGAGCGCATCCACTCTGGCTATGAAG CTCCGCGGATCCCTCCTGACAAGAGGGTCTTCACCACACGACACACACCCAGCTGCCTCTTCCAGGATGTAGATGAAAG GGCTGCGCCGCTGCTGGGCTACCTGCCCCAGGATCTCCTGGGGGCTCCAGTGCTCCTCTTTCTGCATCCTGAGGACCGACCCCTCATGCTGGCCATTCATAAGAAGA TTCTGCAGCTGGCAGGCCAGCCCTTTGACCACTCTCCTATTCGCTTCTGTGCTCGGAATGGGGAATATGTCACCATGGACACGAGCTGGGCCGGCTTTGTACACCCCTGGAGTCGCAAGGTGGCTTTCGTGTTGGGCCGCCATAAAGTGCGCAC GGCACCCCTGAATGAGGACGTCTTcactcccccaacccccagcccGGCTCTGTCCCTGGACTCTGATATACAGGAGCTCTCGGAGCAGATCCATCGACTGCTGTTGCAG CCTGTGCACAGCTCCAGCCCCACAGGACTCTGTGGAGTTGGCCCTCTGATGTCCCCTGGTCCTCTCCATAGCCCTGGCTCCTCCAGTGATAGCAATGGGGGTGATGCTGAGGGGCCTGGGCCTCCTGCTCCA GTGACTTTCCAGCAGATCTGTAAGGATGTGCATATGGTGAAGCACCAGGGACAACAGCTCTTCATTGAGTCCAGGGCCAAGCCTCCTCCTCGGCCCCGCCTCCTTG GTACATTCAAGGCCAAAGTCCTTCCCTGCCAGTCCCCAAACCCTGAACTGGAGGTGGCCCCTGCTCCCGACCAAGCCCCACTAGCCTTGGCCCCTGAGGAGCCGGAGAGGAAGGAAGCCTCCAGCTGTTCCTACCAGCAGATCAATTGCCTGGACAGCATCCTCAG GTATTTGGAGAGCTGCAACATTCCCAGCACAACAAAGCGTAAAtgtgcctcctcctcttcctgcactGCCTCCTCCGCCTCTGATGACGACAAGCAGAGGGCAGGCCCAGTTCCTGTGGGGACCAAGAAAG ATCCGACGTCAGCAGTGCTGTCTGGGGAGGGGGCCACTCCTCAGAAGGAGCCAGTGGTGGGAGGCACCCTGAGCCCGCTCGCCCTGGCCAATAAGGCAGAGAGCGTGGTGTCTGTCACCAGTCAGTGTAGCTTCAGCTCCACCATCGTCCATGTGGGAGACAAGAAGCCCCCGGAGTCGG ACATCACCATGATGGAGGACCTGCCTGGCCTAGCCCCTGGCCCAACCCCtagcccagcccccagccccacaGTAGCTCCTGACCCAGCCCCAGATGCTTACCGCCCAGTGGGTCTGACCAAGGCCGTGCTGTCCCtgcacacacaaaaggaagagCAAGCCTTCCTCAGCCGCTTCAGAGACCTTGGCAGGCTTCGTGGACTTGACAACTCTTCTGTGGCACCCTCCGCCCCTGGCGAGCGAG GCTGCCACCATGGTCCCATGCCCCCTGGTCGCCGACACCACTGCAGATCTAAAGCAAAACGTTCTCGTCACCACCAGACTCCCCAGCCTGAAGCTCCTTGCTATGTCTCCCATCCTTcccctgtgccctcttctggaccctGGCCGCCCCCACCAGCCACTACCCCCTTCCCAGCAGTGGTCCAACCCTACCCACTCCCAATGTTCTCCCCTCGAGGAGGTCCCCAACCTcttccccctgcccccacacctGTGTCCCCTGctactttcccttctcccttggtGACTCCAATGGTGGCCTTGGTGCTCCCTAACTATCTATTCCCTGCCCCACCTAGCTATCCATATGGGGTATCCCAGGCCCCTGCTGAGGGGCCACCTACTCCTTCCCACTCGCCTTCTCCATCCCTGCCCCCACTGGCCCCTAGCCCCCCGCACCGCCCAGACTCCCCACTGTTCAACTCAAGATGCAGTTCCCCACTTCAGCTCAATCTGCTGCAGCTTGAGGAGTCCCCCCGCACTGAGGGGGGTGCTGCTGCAGGGGGCCCTGGAAGCAGTGCTGGGCCCCTCCCTCCCAGTGAGGAGGCTGCTGAGCCAGAGGCCAGACTG GTGGAGGTAACTGAGTCCTCCAATCAGGACGCACTTTCAGGCTCCAGCGATCTGCTGGAGCTACTACTACAAGAAGATTCCCGCTCTGGCACAGGCTCTGCAGCCTCGGGCTCCCTGGGCTCTGGCTTAGGCTCTGGGTCTGGTTCAGGATCCCATGAAGGGGGGAGCACCTCAGCCAGCATTACTC GCAGCAGTCAAAGCAGCCACACAAGCAAGTACTTCGGTAGCATTGACTCTTCAGAGGCTGAGGCGGGTGCTGCTCAGGCCAGGACTGAGCCTGGGGATCAGGTCATCAAGTATGTGCTCCAGGATCCCATCTGGCTGCTCATGGCCAATGCTGACCAGCATGTCATGATGACTTACCAGGTGCCTGCCAG GGACACGGCCTCTGTGCTGAAGCAAGACCGGGAGAGGCTCCGAGCCATGCAGAAGCAACAGCCACGGTTCTCGGAGGACCAGCGGCGGGAACTGGGTGCTGTGCACTCCTGGGTCCGGAAGGGCCAGCTGCCTCGAGCCCTTGATGTCATG GCTTGTGTGGACTGCGGTAGCAGCGTTCAAGATCCTGGCCATTCTGATGACCCACTCTTCTCAGAACTGGATGGATTGGGGCTGGAGCCCATGGAGGAGGGTGGAGgcgagggtggtggtggtggtgatgctggtggtggtgctggtggtggtgaggaGGCCCAGACTCAAACTGGGGTTAAGGGCTCAAGCTCTCAGGACTCTGCCATGGAGGAAGAAGAACAAGGTGGGAACTCATCCAGTCCAGCTTTACCTGCAGAAGAAAACGGCACCAGCTAG
- the Vamp2 gene encoding vesicle-associated membrane protein 2 has product MSATAATVPPAAPAGEGGPPAPPPNLTSNRRLQQTQAQVDEVVDIMRVNVDKVLERDQKLSELDDRADALQAGASQFETSAAKLKRKYWWKNLKMMIILGVICAIILIIIIVYFST; this is encoded by the exons AT GTCGGCTACCGCTGCCACCGTCCCGCCTGCCGCCCCGGCCGGCGAGGGTGGCCCCCCTGCACCCCCTCCAAATCTTACCAGTAATAGGAGACTGCAGCAGACCCAGGCCCAGGTGGatgag GTGGTGGATATCATGAGGGTGAATGTGGACAAGGTCCTGGAGCGGGACCAGAAGCTATCAGAGCTGGATGATCGTGCAGATGCCCTCCAGGCAGGGGCCTCCCAGTTTGAAACAAGTGCAGCCAAGCTCAAGCGCAAATACTGGTGGAAAAACCTCAAG ATGATGATAATCTTGGGAGTGATTTGCgccatcatcctcatcatcatcatcg TTTACTTCAGCACTTAA